Proteins encoded in a region of the Hymenobacter swuensis DY53 genome:
- a CDS encoding SH3 domain-containing protein, giving the protein MKKHLLLWLLCLLPFALSAQEADTTAQVELQEQAQPYRYVNASSLTLRALPSAYALALAKIDGASRVTVLTERPDGWSKVQIEEHLGYVKSEYLVEQQQDVTAESVDWSLVEAAGGADYTNVSAVEVRAALPQAAAARPAARRTTPRASAGPKVYICNNGRTEVYHSSESCSATNRCTYATKVNGTGEARGLGLQ; this is encoded by the coding sequence GTGAAGAAACACCTACTCCTCTGGCTCCTGTGCCTGCTCCCCTTTGCTCTCTCCGCCCAAGAAGCCGACACCACGGCTCAGGTGGAACTCCAGGAGCAAGCCCAGCCCTACCGTTACGTCAACGCCTCCTCTCTTACCCTACGCGCACTCCCGTCTGCCTATGCACTAGCCTTGGCCAAGATCGACGGTGCCAGTCGGGTAACGGTCCTCACCGAGCGCCCCGACGGCTGGAGCAAAGTACAGATCGAGGAGCACTTGGGCTACGTCAAGTCCGAGTATCTGGTCGAGCAGCAGCAGGACGTCACGGCCGAGTCGGTGGACTGGTCGCTGGTGGAGGCCGCCGGCGGAGCGGACTACACGAACGTGAGCGCCGTGGAGGTCCGGGCTGCACTACCGCAAGCAGCTGCAGCCCGGCCGGCCGCACGTCGGACAACTCCGAGAGCTTCTGCAGGGCCGAAGGTGTACATCTGCAACAACGGCCGCACGGAGGTCTACCACAGTAGTGAGAGCTGCTCGGCGACGAACCGGTGCACCTACGCGACGAAGGTGAACGGTACGGGTGAGGCGCGTGGCCTGGGATTGCAGTGA
- a CDS encoding T9SS type A sorting domain-containing protein, with protein MKHSLFFKAISALALTSSLVLGQHTAYAQEDEPWAKKLLQQRRSASKPSVPPLVVTRPTTIMKGPCELIPNGDFESQTTGSTGPTQLNNLGGGVPGWPGDQAPIAASELQSWSSNSQATPEYYANNGTIANIRPATGAYASFSPFSGVGAVGLFSRRGGNTGFDDVSEYINAAIPTLTAGSRYYAQFQAQLSSNTLAANSAVSNGFGLLFSNGQPTANNGFRDFITINGPTVLSGPIARTNTSLNDWRLVSGQFTASGTENRVTIGMFNPTGYAQPVGTNLVNTYILVDDVELYKIPTAGPDRACSSTGVQLGEGCAIPGATYAWRQSGNATVQATTLQWNVQPATTTTYTLTVRLPDGSTHTTSVKVNVCPPCPALTDAPTFYLVQQTPNTSNSNATFNIKVLNTPGVEFFTLNLQNGNPADNRIMSVNDDGFGFSTFVLGLIGETWYHTTVVASNSCGNVSPTAYKYLHVPGCPPGGCSGGEDPYFTSTTPAYPNPAAATLNVEVTTPSTTGFIYLLDGRGNVARKVRANQKTTTLDVQDLPAGLYQLVTPAEAGKKPVRTTIQVVH; from the coding sequence ATGAAACACTCTCTATTCTTCAAAGCTATTTCTGCTTTGGCATTGACCAGTAGCTTAGTGCTGGGGCAGCATACTGCCTATGCACAGGAGGATGAACCTTGGGCTAAAAAGCTTCTCCAGCAACGTCGAAGCGCTAGTAAACCAAGCGTACCTCCATTAGTTGTAACTCGTCCTACAACTATAATGAAAGGGCCATGCGAACTCATCCCAAACGGCGATTTTGAATCACAGACAACTGGCAGCACGGGTCCAACCCAGTTGAACAACCTAGGTGGAGGCGTACCAGGATGGCCTGGAGACCAAGCTCCTATTGCCGCTTCAGAATTGCAATCTTGGTCTTCTAATTCTCAAGCTACCCCTGAATATTACGCGAACAATGGCACCATAGCAAACATACGCCCAGCTACAGGTGCTTACGCAAGTTTTAGCCCCTTCTCAGGGGTAGGCGCGGTAGGTCTGTTCTCACGTAGGGGGGGCAATACCGGTTTTGATGACGTATCTGAATACATAAACGCCGCAATTCCGACACTTACTGCAGGAAGCCGGTATTATGCTCAGTTTCAGGCGCAGCTATCCAGCAACACACTTGCCGCTAACAGTGCCGTGAGCAATGGATTTGGTTTATTGTTCTCCAATGGTCAACCGACCGCAAATAATGGGTTCAGAGACTTTATCACAATCAATGGTCCAACTGTTCTAAGTGGACCTATTGCGAGAACGAATACAAGCCTCAACGATTGGCGCTTAGTTAGCGGACAGTTCACGGCATCAGGCACGGAAAACAGGGTTACAATAGGCATGTTCAACCCAACTGGTTATGCTCAGCCAGTAGGTACTAATCTTGTCAATACCTATATATTGGTAGACGACGTTGAACTATACAAGATACCTACCGCTGGTCCCGACCGGGCCTGCTCAAGTACGGGGGTTCAACTTGGCGAAGGCTGCGCGATTCCAGGAGCAACCTATGCGTGGCGCCAAAGTGGAAACGCTACAGTACAAGCAACTACTCTGCAGTGGAACGTCCAACCTGCTACCACAACTACTTATACATTAACGGTCCGGCTACCAGATGGCAGTACCCACACCACATCGGTTAAGGTCAACGTGTGCCCGCCTTGTCCGGCCTTGACGGATGCACCTACTTTTTACTTAGTGCAACAAACGCCTAACACGTCTAACAGCAATGCCACTTTCAACATCAAGGTTCTTAACACACCCGGTGTCGAATTCTTCACGCTGAATCTGCAAAATGGCAATCCTGCAGACAATAGAATCATGTCGGTGAACGACGATGGTTTTGGCTTCTCCACTTTCGTATTGGGTTTGATCGGCGAAACCTGGTATCACACGACCGTGGTAGCCAGTAACTCCTGTGGCAACGTTTCCCCTACAGCATATAAATACCTGCATGTACCAGGTTGCCCGCCCGGCGGCTGTAGTGGTGGAGAAGACCCATATTTTACGTCCACTACACCTGCTTACCCCAACCCGGCGGCAGCAACGCTCAACGTGGAGGTTACAACCCCTTCCACTACCGGGTTCATCTATCTGCTCGATGGCCGGGGAAATGTAGCGCGGAAAGTACGCGCGAACCAGAAGACGACGACCTTGGATGTACAGGACTTACCGGCTGGTCTGTACCAACTTGTGACGCCTGCTGAAGCAGGGAAAAAACCAGTGCGCACGACTATACAGGTTGTGCACTAA